A single genomic interval of Pyrus communis chromosome 5, drPyrComm1.1, whole genome shotgun sequence harbors:
- the LOC137733644 gene encoding dual specificity protein kinase YAK1 homolog isoform X1, translating to MDELSPSNQSKDSAASSWRTGQLAFSPYSAQNEAANSKSQCLRVLVRRPFVARLTKDIVETYQICNPQFKYSEELNPKRYLTTPSSGVLNDGYDNVNSDLILTVNFVLVNLDTQRRYIVKDVLGHGTFGQVAKCWVPQTNSFVAVKIIKNQPAYYQQALVEVSILTTLNRKYDPEDKHHIVRIYDYFVYHRHLCICFELLDTNLYELIKINHFRGLSLTIVQLFSKQILHGLALLKDAGIIHCDLKPENILLCTSNSVKPAEIKIIDFGSACMEDRTVYSYIQSRYYRSPEVLLGYQYTTSIDMWSFGCIVAELFLGLPLFPGASEFDLLRRMIEILGGQPPDYVLKEAKNTSKFFKCIRSVHNVENGEHSANRKSAYQALTEAEYEARELKRPSTGKEYFNHMNLEEIVTNYPYRKNLPKEDMVKETQIRLALVDFLRGLVEFDPAKRWSPFQASKHPFVTGEPFTHPYKPPSETPHMPVSQNIRVDHHPGGGHWFAAGLSPNIPGRNRVSIHSSPHFQVVPYAHANSYGSVGSHGSYNDGTGLGSSYGSYGDTSNMFAYYSPVGPSGMNMHAQGNVSMLGSSPDARRRIVQYSHGNGLGMSPSAGSFAPLPLGTSPSQFTPPNSYSQVSAGSPGHYGPTSPARGNCHGSPLGKMAAVSQFNRRKSWGYPGGSQTQESSSTHWQGQATDGTSSSQAEGNSQILGSSPSHLHLSSNAGSWKQQRGSSGISAGYLAQNMPASIAVGSPMKFPMTTGVAHEKAEANPSLPDPGDWDPNYSDELLLQEDGSDVSCLTAEFSQGMHLSSAETLVGSGRFNRVPNSSSGPSIQRQNGPIQSYPHVEVGSPPSTTEPLAGCARLSKPSHFMPHISQNSPSRLGQQYQRSNHGRPTNSRGNDWNHMKMQPPSPNFNSGGPHSPGNSSFSNGMSWGHRASHPVTSIPPASRGRKDYGRIS from the exons ATGGATGAGCTCAGCCCTAGTAATCAATCCAAAGACTCCGCTGCCTCTTCGTGGCGTACCGGCCAGCTCGCCTTTAGTCCTTATTCTGCGCAGAATGAAGCTGCCAACAGCAAATCCCAATGTCTGCGTGTCCTTGTCAGGAGACCC TTTGTGGCAAGGCTAACCAAGGACATAGTTGAAACATACCAAATATGCAATCCGCAGTTTAAGTATTCAGAAGAATTGAATCCAAAGAGATATTTGACCACCCCATCAAGTGGAGTACTTAATGATGGCTATGATAATGTCAACTCAGATCTTATTTTGACTGTAAACTTTGTCTTGGTTAATCTAGACACGCAGCGAAG ATACATTGTCAAAGATGTTCTTGGACATGGGACATTTGGCCAGGTTGCTAAATGCTGGGTTCCACAGACCAACAGCTTTGTAGCTGTGAAGATCATCAAAAATCAACCAGCATACTATCAACAAGCCCTGGTTGAAGTATCCATATTGACAACG TTAAATAGGAAATATGATCCTGAGGATAAGCATCACATTGTGCGTATATATGATTACTTTGTGTATCATCGTCATTTGTGCATTTGCTTTGAACTGCTTGATACAAATCT GTATGAGCTTATCAAGATAAATCATTTCAGGGGACTATCCCTGACCATTGTTCAATTGTTTTCGAAACAA ATTCTACATGGGTTGGCTCTGTTAAAAGATGCTGGGATAATTCACTGTGATCTGAAGCCGGAAAACATTCTTTTGTGTACAAG CAACAGTGTTAAGCCAGcagaaattaaaattattgaCTTTGGATCTGCCTGCATGGAAGATCGAACTGTTTACTCCTACATTCAG AGTCGTTACTATAGATCTCCTGAAGTTCTCCTTGGTTATCA ATATACTACTTCTATTGATATGTGGTCCTTTGGATGTATAGTCGCCGAATTGTTTCTGGGGTTGCCATTGTTCCCAGGAGCTTCAGAATTTGACCTCCTAAGGCGAATGATTGAAATACTTGG AGGGCAACCCCCAGATTATGTACTTAAGGAGGCAAAAAACACAAGCAAGTTCTTTAAGTGCATTCGGAGTGTGCACAATGTGGAGAACGGGGAACATTCTGCAAATAGAAAAAGTGCTTATCAAGCATTAACCGAAGCAGAATATGAAGCT AGAGAATTGAAAAGGCCATCAACTGGGAAAGAGTATTTTAATCATATGAACCTTGAAGAAATTGTTACAAACTATCCGTATAGGAAGAACTTGCCTAAGGAAGACATGGTTAAAG AAACTCAAATACGACTAGCTTTGGTTGATTTTTTGAGGGGACTCGTAGAGTTTGATCCTGCAAAACGCTGGTCACCCTTTCAG GCTTCAAAACACCCTTTTGTTACGGGGGAACCTTTTACACACCCTTATAAACCTCCCTCGGAGACCCCTCACATG CCTGTTTCTCAAAACATAAGGGTGGACCATCATCCTGGTGGTGGACATTGGTTTGCTGCTGGTTTATCCCCGAAT ATTCCAGGTAGAAATAGGGTCTCCATTCATAGCAGCCCACATTTTCAGGTGGTTCCATATGCACATGCTAATAGCTATGGCAGTGTAGGAAGCCATGGTAGCTATAATGATGGTACCGGACTAGGAAGCAGCTATGGAAGTTACGGAGATACTAGTAATATGTTTGCTTATTATTCACCAGTTGGCCCTTCTGGGATGAACATGCACgcacaaggtaatgtatcaATGCTTGGAAGTAGTCCAGATGCAAGACGGAGAATTGTTCAGTATTCACATGGAAATGGACTTGGTATGAGTCCTTCAGCAGGAAGCTTTGCTCCACTACCTCTAGGCACTAGTCCTTCACAATTTACTCCGCCAAACTCCTACAGTCAAGTTTCTGCTGGCTCTCCAGGACATTATGGTCCAACTTCTCCAGCAAGGGGCAATTGTCATGGATCACCTTTAGGAAAGATGGCCGCAGTTAGCCAGTTTAATAGACGAAAAAGTTGGGGATATCCTGGAGGTTCTCAAACTCAAGAAAGTTCATCAACACATTGGCAAGGGCAAGCTACTGATGGCACCAGTTCTAGCCAAGCTGAGGGGAACTCTCAAATACTAGGTAGTTCACCATCACATTTGCATTTAAGCTCAAATGCTGGAAGCTGGAAGCAACAGAGAGGAAGCAGTGGTATTTCTGCTGGTTACTTAGCCCAGAACATGCCAGCTTCCATCGCAGTTGGCTCCCCTATGAAATTCCCAATGACCACAGGAGTGGCTCATGAAAAGGCTGAGGCTAACCCGTCGTTGCCTGATCCTGGGGATTGGGATCCCAACTATAG TGATGAACTTCTTCTGCAAGAAGATGGTTCGGATGTAAGTTGCCTTACTGCTGAGTTCAGCCAAGGCATGCATCTTAGTTCTGCAGAAACATTGGTTGGGTCCGGAAGATTTAACCGTGTGCCAAATTCAAGCTCAGGTCCATCCATTCAAAG ACAAAATGGACCCATTCAATCTTATCCACATGTAGAGGTGGGTAGCCCTCCTTCAACTACTGAACCACTTGCTGGATGCGCACGTTTGTCAAAACCTTCTCATTTCATGCCTCATATATCACAAAATTCTCCAAGCCGCTTGGGACAGCAATATCAGCGGTCAAATCACGGACGACCCACCAATTCTCGTGGTAATGATTGGAATCACATGAAGATGCAGCCCCCTTCTCCCAATTTTAACTCTGGAGGCCCACATTCTCCGGGAAATAGCTCATTCAGCAATGGCATGTCATGGG GGCATAGAGCCAGTCATCCCGTCACTAGCATTCCACCTGCATCACGAGGAAGAAAGGACTATGGGAGGATTTCTTGA
- the LOC137733644 gene encoding dual specificity protein kinase YAK1 homolog isoform X2 encodes MDELSPSNQSKDSAASSWRTGQLAFSPYSAQNEAANSKSQCLRVLVRRPFVARLTKDIVETYQICNPQFKYSEELNPKRYLTTPSSGVLNDGYDNVNSDLILTVNFVLVNLDTQRRYIVKDVLGHGTFGQVAKCWVPQTNSFVAVKIIKNQPAYYQQALVEVSILTTLNRKYDPEDKHHIVRIYDYFVYHRHLCICFELLDTNLYELIKINHFRGLSLTIVQLFSKQILHGLALLKDAGIIHCDLKPENILLCTSVKPAEIKIIDFGSACMEDRTVYSYIQSRYYRSPEVLLGYQYTTSIDMWSFGCIVAELFLGLPLFPGASEFDLLRRMIEILGGQPPDYVLKEAKNTSKFFKCIRSVHNVENGEHSANRKSAYQALTEAEYEARELKRPSTGKEYFNHMNLEEIVTNYPYRKNLPKEDMVKETQIRLALVDFLRGLVEFDPAKRWSPFQASKHPFVTGEPFTHPYKPPSETPHMPVSQNIRVDHHPGGGHWFAAGLSPNIPGRNRVSIHSSPHFQVVPYAHANSYGSVGSHGSYNDGTGLGSSYGSYGDTSNMFAYYSPVGPSGMNMHAQGNVSMLGSSPDARRRIVQYSHGNGLGMSPSAGSFAPLPLGTSPSQFTPPNSYSQVSAGSPGHYGPTSPARGNCHGSPLGKMAAVSQFNRRKSWGYPGGSQTQESSSTHWQGQATDGTSSSQAEGNSQILGSSPSHLHLSSNAGSWKQQRGSSGISAGYLAQNMPASIAVGSPMKFPMTTGVAHEKAEANPSLPDPGDWDPNYSDELLLQEDGSDVSCLTAEFSQGMHLSSAETLVGSGRFNRVPNSSSGPSIQRQNGPIQSYPHVEVGSPPSTTEPLAGCARLSKPSHFMPHISQNSPSRLGQQYQRSNHGRPTNSRGNDWNHMKMQPPSPNFNSGGPHSPGNSSFSNGMSWGHRASHPVTSIPPASRGRKDYGRIS; translated from the exons ATGGATGAGCTCAGCCCTAGTAATCAATCCAAAGACTCCGCTGCCTCTTCGTGGCGTACCGGCCAGCTCGCCTTTAGTCCTTATTCTGCGCAGAATGAAGCTGCCAACAGCAAATCCCAATGTCTGCGTGTCCTTGTCAGGAGACCC TTTGTGGCAAGGCTAACCAAGGACATAGTTGAAACATACCAAATATGCAATCCGCAGTTTAAGTATTCAGAAGAATTGAATCCAAAGAGATATTTGACCACCCCATCAAGTGGAGTACTTAATGATGGCTATGATAATGTCAACTCAGATCTTATTTTGACTGTAAACTTTGTCTTGGTTAATCTAGACACGCAGCGAAG ATACATTGTCAAAGATGTTCTTGGACATGGGACATTTGGCCAGGTTGCTAAATGCTGGGTTCCACAGACCAACAGCTTTGTAGCTGTGAAGATCATCAAAAATCAACCAGCATACTATCAACAAGCCCTGGTTGAAGTATCCATATTGACAACG TTAAATAGGAAATATGATCCTGAGGATAAGCATCACATTGTGCGTATATATGATTACTTTGTGTATCATCGTCATTTGTGCATTTGCTTTGAACTGCTTGATACAAATCT GTATGAGCTTATCAAGATAAATCATTTCAGGGGACTATCCCTGACCATTGTTCAATTGTTTTCGAAACAA ATTCTACATGGGTTGGCTCTGTTAAAAGATGCTGGGATAATTCACTGTGATCTGAAGCCGGAAAACATTCTTTTGTGTACAAG TGTTAAGCCAGcagaaattaaaattattgaCTTTGGATCTGCCTGCATGGAAGATCGAACTGTTTACTCCTACATTCAG AGTCGTTACTATAGATCTCCTGAAGTTCTCCTTGGTTATCA ATATACTACTTCTATTGATATGTGGTCCTTTGGATGTATAGTCGCCGAATTGTTTCTGGGGTTGCCATTGTTCCCAGGAGCTTCAGAATTTGACCTCCTAAGGCGAATGATTGAAATACTTGG AGGGCAACCCCCAGATTATGTACTTAAGGAGGCAAAAAACACAAGCAAGTTCTTTAAGTGCATTCGGAGTGTGCACAATGTGGAGAACGGGGAACATTCTGCAAATAGAAAAAGTGCTTATCAAGCATTAACCGAAGCAGAATATGAAGCT AGAGAATTGAAAAGGCCATCAACTGGGAAAGAGTATTTTAATCATATGAACCTTGAAGAAATTGTTACAAACTATCCGTATAGGAAGAACTTGCCTAAGGAAGACATGGTTAAAG AAACTCAAATACGACTAGCTTTGGTTGATTTTTTGAGGGGACTCGTAGAGTTTGATCCTGCAAAACGCTGGTCACCCTTTCAG GCTTCAAAACACCCTTTTGTTACGGGGGAACCTTTTACACACCCTTATAAACCTCCCTCGGAGACCCCTCACATG CCTGTTTCTCAAAACATAAGGGTGGACCATCATCCTGGTGGTGGACATTGGTTTGCTGCTGGTTTATCCCCGAAT ATTCCAGGTAGAAATAGGGTCTCCATTCATAGCAGCCCACATTTTCAGGTGGTTCCATATGCACATGCTAATAGCTATGGCAGTGTAGGAAGCCATGGTAGCTATAATGATGGTACCGGACTAGGAAGCAGCTATGGAAGTTACGGAGATACTAGTAATATGTTTGCTTATTATTCACCAGTTGGCCCTTCTGGGATGAACATGCACgcacaaggtaatgtatcaATGCTTGGAAGTAGTCCAGATGCAAGACGGAGAATTGTTCAGTATTCACATGGAAATGGACTTGGTATGAGTCCTTCAGCAGGAAGCTTTGCTCCACTACCTCTAGGCACTAGTCCTTCACAATTTACTCCGCCAAACTCCTACAGTCAAGTTTCTGCTGGCTCTCCAGGACATTATGGTCCAACTTCTCCAGCAAGGGGCAATTGTCATGGATCACCTTTAGGAAAGATGGCCGCAGTTAGCCAGTTTAATAGACGAAAAAGTTGGGGATATCCTGGAGGTTCTCAAACTCAAGAAAGTTCATCAACACATTGGCAAGGGCAAGCTACTGATGGCACCAGTTCTAGCCAAGCTGAGGGGAACTCTCAAATACTAGGTAGTTCACCATCACATTTGCATTTAAGCTCAAATGCTGGAAGCTGGAAGCAACAGAGAGGAAGCAGTGGTATTTCTGCTGGTTACTTAGCCCAGAACATGCCAGCTTCCATCGCAGTTGGCTCCCCTATGAAATTCCCAATGACCACAGGAGTGGCTCATGAAAAGGCTGAGGCTAACCCGTCGTTGCCTGATCCTGGGGATTGGGATCCCAACTATAG TGATGAACTTCTTCTGCAAGAAGATGGTTCGGATGTAAGTTGCCTTACTGCTGAGTTCAGCCAAGGCATGCATCTTAGTTCTGCAGAAACATTGGTTGGGTCCGGAAGATTTAACCGTGTGCCAAATTCAAGCTCAGGTCCATCCATTCAAAG ACAAAATGGACCCATTCAATCTTATCCACATGTAGAGGTGGGTAGCCCTCCTTCAACTACTGAACCACTTGCTGGATGCGCACGTTTGTCAAAACCTTCTCATTTCATGCCTCATATATCACAAAATTCTCCAAGCCGCTTGGGACAGCAATATCAGCGGTCAAATCACGGACGACCCACCAATTCTCGTGGTAATGATTGGAATCACATGAAGATGCAGCCCCCTTCTCCCAATTTTAACTCTGGAGGCCCACATTCTCCGGGAAATAGCTCATTCAGCAATGGCATGTCATGGG GGCATAGAGCCAGTCATCCCGTCACTAGCATTCCACCTGCATCACGAGGAAGAAAGGACTATGGGAGGATTTCTTGA